The nucleotide sequence CATTTTTGCGCTGATCCATAATTACCTTATCAAGTGCGCCATAAATGAAAGCTTTTGTATATCCTTCACATATACCGCGATATACTCCGGAGATCATCTTTATACTTTCTTCAGAACAGAACTTTTTAAGATGTTCTCTATATCGGGTGTTCAATGTGGTCTCATCTTCGTTCTCAAGATCCTTTGGATCTAATGGATAACTGGTATGCACGACCTGATGCAGAAGTGAATTTTCATTACCCATGACCTTTCGTATACTTACAGGATTCATAAAAATATATGGAAGTGTATTGTCCGGATGTACCCTCTTGAGCGCCTTTGCAAAGCATATATTAAATACTGACATCGGACTGCCCTTAACAGACTTTGCGTAAGCCATAAATTCATCACCCGGTACACTTATACAAAAGCCTCTGCAATCCTGCTTTGGTACAAAAATGCCGCTATCAAGATTTTCAGGCACAGTAAAACTGTCTTTAGAACCATATAATCCCATCAAGGCCTTTGGATCAACAGCATCAACCGTAAGATATCCGTCAACATCCTGTCCTTCTACTGCTCCATCCTTCTCAGTAAATACGCCATCCGGCACTGCATATTCCTTGCCATCAAGCAGGCAATAATAGTGATAGAAGAACGTCTCTACCACCTTCATAAATCCCGTGCCATCATAAGGGACATGATCTACATACATCCACAAAGTATTGCCTAGATAGCACAATGTAACTGAGTGGAAATTGCCGCTTGCCTCAAACGGCTCTATTACTTCACCTGTCTCTTTAATTACGAATGGCAGCGGGTTCTCGGCAAGTACAAGACGACTGCCGCGAGTAACTACTGCATATCCCACATACGGATAGACTTTCAATGTCTTATCCCATGCCTGTTTTAGCGCATCAGGATCAACATTTTCCTTCAGATCATACCTGTAGGTCATGAAGAATGCCTTATCAGTCGGATATGTTCCCCTTGCAAACATTCCTGCTGTCAAAGGTCTGATGACATTCCATCCCTCTGTCCTCGGATCTCCATCTATTCCTACTGAAAATTTATATGTTCTCTCATACTTATTTTCATTTAAGGAAAGAACCGTATCCCATCCATTACACTGGCCTGAGCACATAAATGCGTTACATCGGGACAAGATATACAGCGCATAGAAATAATTAACTGTAGTATCTTCCATCTTTTCAGCATACTCATTTCCGCCATGCTCTTTCTCATATTCGGAGATGACCTGTCCTACTCGAAGTTCATTTCTAGACAATCTATGCTGAGACAGAGCTATCATCGTCTTGCCAAACTCTTTTCGCATCTGGTTTAAGATATCGGCATCTTCCGTTGCAAGGAAAATCTTTTCATAGCCGTAATCAGACATCCATTTGCGGATCTTTGGTACCATTTGCTCGACACTTGCCATCTTACGGGTACCTGAAAGACCGGTTGCAATATAGTCCGTACCTCTTATCAGTATTCCAAGCGTCTTCTTTTCGCCAAATACCGCATCATAATACTCGTCCATCTCTTCAAGGAACTTATCTGCTATCACAGACTTATCCACAAGTCCCGGCTGCATGTTGTAAAACTTTGTCTTAATGAACAGCACAATGTCCGGAACTTTAAGTGTATTCTCCTCAGTAACATCTTTATTCCAAAGATCGACCGAAAAGTAACGCTCTACCAACTCGCGCGGATACTTTCCAAAGTGATCCTTATCCGGTGCAGAAAACTTAAGTCCGAAATGCTCAAAAGCCCTCTGATAACGTTTATAGCCGGAAAGTAGTGCTCCAATTCCTCCCGTGTTGTCAATTGGCATAGTTACATACTTAAACTGAGAAAAAGATTTCCCGTTAAGCATCCATTGCATAAAAAATATATTGTGGAATGCATAAGTATTTCCCAGGCGGTTGAAATTATTATCCTCCATTCCGACTCTCAGCTGCTCCTGAATGTAAAAGCAGTCATCGGAAAACTTATCTTCCGGAAAATCCTCCACAATGTGAATTCGCGGACTCTTATCTACAAACCAGAATATCCTGTCATCGGTGCACCACACTTCCATATCGGTATAAGCAAGCACGACCTTTGTAATGACAATGGTATACTCATTCAATTCTTCAAACATCAGTCTCTTGAGACCATTAAAAAAGTCAAGATAAAGAGTATCCTTGTCATGCTCATCATACATCCAATACTTTGTCATGTATGGCGGCTTTACATACGCAGGATATGTATCTCTTGGCTCAATATCTTCATCCAATGTCAGTAAGTTAAGAGATATGGATTTAATGAAATAACTACAGCCAGCATCATATGCTCGCTACAATAAGACAGAAATACTGCTCTCAGCAAAAGAAGCAGGAGCAGTGGTCAAGAAATAGGAATTCAGAGCATGACAAACAGACAGATTTATATCTGCCTCAAAGAGATGTATTATATTAGTTGATGGCTAGTCTGTATCTATGCGGCACGATAAATAAAATATCGCGGTTTTCGGAAATGCGCAGTTTGCAGACGGCTGTATTTCCTGTCCTCCCGTATGGGTATCAGTTCTCTTGCGAGAAGCGCCATCACATCAATTGGGTTTTCCTCCGCGGAGAGGCGGAGGAAGACCCTGCATATGTGGGCAGCAACGCTGAAATTCACCTTGTAGGAATGTTTCCTCTTGGCTTTCCTGATGACAGTGCTGTTTATCATCGCCTCAGTCAGGTTATAAGCTATAAGACGGCTCCAGATTTCCTGCATAATAAGTTCTGGTTTGTATGAATGGAAATTGCTCAGCCCGATGGTGTATTTCAGCTTCCTGAAGGAGGATTCTATGCCCCATCTGGCATAATAAAGATTTTTTAGACGTTTGGGAGGAAACTCATCAGCAGGCAGGTTAGTGACAAGGCATTCATAACTATCATCCGAGAGTTTGATTCTAACCACACGGAATGAGATCGGGTATGTGTCTTTTGAACCATACTCAAGGTAATCAAATGAAGTTGCGGCATCAATGAAGCGTCGATAAGTATCACCGCAGTCGACTTTCGAGGACTGACTCCTCACAAGAGTGACATTTACGGTGATATCAAATGTCTCATCATCAGGAAAGTCAAACTTCCCCACGAGGCCTTTTTGGTGGATGTCCTTTGCCCTGAACAGAAAATACTGCTCATTCTGGATGACATGGGCCATGTTGTTATAAGAGCAGTAGCCCCTGTCGCCGATATAGATATTTTTAGAGCCGGGTACAACGGGATGACGGTCAACGATGGTGCAGAAAGCACGGAACTCATCTTTATGGCGGATCGGCTGCAGGAGGGCATCCGTATATAGATTGGAGTCCAGGTCCTGAAAAGCATTGATATGGATGCTGTATGCTCCCTTGATTGATTTGCCAGGAGAGATGAAATATTCATCCGGAGGAGAATACTTGTCGTGGCTGAAATAAGATGCGGTGGAACCGTCTGCAGCAATAATCCGGTATCCCGGGTAACTGCCATTGCACGATGGAATTGATCCAGTGAAACTGTCAAATATTTTCTTCATTGCTTCTGGTTTGAGTTTTTCACGTTGCTGGAAGAACGCGGAAGAAGACGGTGATTGCGTATCCATACCAAAGAAGTCAAGCAGCTCGTTTTTTGTAGCCGAAGAACCTTCGGCAATCAAGAAGCGCATCAGCTTCCCGGGCGGAAGTTTTCGATCACGTGAAAAATCCTTGGCAGGGTTCTTAGCGTAATCAGAAACAGAAGATGAGACAGAGTCGATTGCAGAATTTAAAAGATTTTTGATTTTGTCGTGGGTCATAAGAACCTCCTTGAAATTGGAACAACGGTTATATTTCCAATTTCAAGGGCCGCTCTCGCTACCTCTTATAATTCAATCAGTAGCGAGAGCGGCCGCACAATTTCGGTTCTATGTCAACCCCTTTAGGGGAATTTTTTCAAAAAAACTGGGTTAGACCCCCTATGGAATCTAACCCTTTGAACTTAACTTACTGACATTGTATCTTCATCATTATCCCAATAGACGATATCAAAGTCCTCCCCTTTGTCGTTCTTAACATGGTAGCGCGCTTTACTAGCCGGCTCATCCTTGAGTGCATCGTGAAATAAACTATCACTCAGCACCAGTGTCTTAGCTTCCTCATCTGTTCTTACGCTTTCAATTTTAAACATAAAAATCCCGTCCCTTTCATTTTAAGAAAAATCTCCGTTTTCTATATCGACAAAAGGGAAGGGAATACTTATAACTGATATGCATTTAATTCAAATTAAATTGGATAAAATTGAGAACATGGGGATGGTGGACAAACTATCGGCAATATCTCCTAGTTCTTTCTCAATAGAATATAAGGCAACCGCCATCATAAGCATTGCCGGATTAGCATTCATCGTAATCGTACTTGTTGTAGAAATCGGGTCTGCCGCCGCCAACTGGGCAAATTTTGAACCTCCTTCTGCAGTTTTAAATGCTCCCCAAAAATTACCATTCTTAGCAACTTTCAAAACATTTCCGGCACTTGCATTTGCAAGTTTATACATTCCTTGAACATCCATCATATTAGTCTGTGTAACAGTATTTAACGCCGGTATAAGTGAGGACACTCCTGCTCCCAAAACAGATAGTTCCGTTATAGGCACACTAATAGCCTTGTCCTTTGGAATTGCCTCACTCCGCACATCGAAAATCTTGTGTGCAAAGATATTCTTTCCTATCGGGATTAACCCAATTATAAGCTTCTTCCATAAAATGTTATCCCCTCACTTTTTTCAACGCTATAATTATGTAGATTTGTATTTCTAAACATCAACTTAAGACATAAAAATTTTACTATAAAATGGCACGTATAATCACGCAAATAATGCACTTTATAAAGTACTTTATCTCATTGTCTTTTACATCTTTAATATTGCCATCAATTCCTCATCCAAATACTTCTCTAGAATTAAATCGACATTCACGTTTCCAAATCCATGATAGAATTCTTCAACCACACCTCCGGCAATTGCTCCAAAAGTATCACTATCACAAGGAAGACTGAAAACATTTCTGATAAAGGACTCATAATCAGTACTTTCATAGAAGCATCGCATCGCAGCAGGAAATGATCCCTGACAACTAACATCCCATTTATATCTTGGGCGGATTTCATCAAGTGAATATCCTATGCTGTATTCATAATCACTTATCGGATATTCTTTAAAGACATAATCAAAAATCTCTTCTTTATTGTTTAGCCATCCAAATACAGGTAGCTGTAACCACAGCCCCTTTTATACCTTCAGGATGATTATGTGAAACAGAAGCAACGTCAGCAGCTGTTTTCTGCATAATCTCATAATCTTCAAATGCTTCACCGATATATGATGTTCTCATCGCAGAACCATTTCCCCAGCTAGTGTAAGGGTCATGGATTGGTTCGAGTATCCACCTATAGAACGTTTCGCCATAACCACAGTTAGGATATTGCCTCTCCACTTCAATCATAGTTTCAACAAGGTTTCTGTTTTCAACAATCGCTTTTTTAACTGCTAATACAATCTATGGCTGGGTCAAAGCCGTCCATGACGGAAAACTGGACATCGGAGAAGGTGCCCATGAACCCCACAGCGCCCTTACACTTAACCAAGAGATGATGGAACTTCGTAGGCAATTAAAGGCGCAGGAAAAGGAAACTGATAAACTCGCCCTTCATAATCGGTAACTGCAATCTGCCAGTTTAACTGTGAAATTTGTTCCTTTATCTGCTCCCTTCGTTCCGCCGATATCCTTCTCGGCTTACGATAACTAATCTCAGTATTATTAGAGGATGATTCACATACTTCTAGAGGTATGTCAGACATACTACCCTGAGTATGTTTCTCATACTTCTTGGGATATGAGCCACATACCACTATGAAGTTCTTCACATAAATCCTGGTGGGTTTACCCTGGCCCTGCTGTTATTATCAGGCTTAATAAGCTCATTACAATTATCATTGGAAGAATATAACTTACTATCGCATTTCCTCGCAGATTCTTGTTTGTCAGAACAATATTGGAGTATCACCATACATAATAATTCTTATTATTCCAATAACAACAAGATGTGCCGGATAGTAAATATAGAAAAACCATTTTAGCCATTTAGCTTTTCCTCGCTGTCCGTCATAACGTTTCATAAGCGGATATACAAGGATAACAAACAATTCTATGATTCCGTGAACTTTATTTACAAAGAAAAACGACACTACTGCATACAACATAACCCATAGCATCATGATAAGCGTTTGTTTTTTTAGATCACCGCGATGTCTGTGAATGCCAATGATCGCCAGCACCGCGATACAACTCCAATCCGCAGGAAAAGAACTCCATACAAGTACAAAAATCAGGATATGTTTCAGCACTTTATACCTGAACTCTGAATCCTGAAGCCACAGTACCAACACTGCTATAAACAATGGGTACATGACGCTTGTCTGATTAAAGATACCTGTTTTAAGTGGAACGAAGTTTATTCCAAAAGCAAAACAGTACGCAAAATGCGAGATTATGGCAAATATGCCCAGTCTAAGCAGATACTTTTTTATGTTGTGTGTGTAATGATAGCCCTCTGCGATGAAAAACCACATAATCGGAGCCGTCAGCCTTCCTATAATATGTAACGCAATAGGAAGCGGCTGTGCGGGGAACGATGGATAGAATAAATTGGCAGTATGATCTATCGTCATGGCAATAATTGCTATTATTTTAAGATGATTGGAGTTTAATTTCTTTTCCATTTTATCCCTTTCATATATTATCCTGGAATATAATTTGCCTCTAAAAATTCCGATTGATCGATTATAGCCCGACAAAACATCTGATTTCCTGTTCCAGGAGTCGAAATACGTTTGCGACCAGATACCCATCAGCAATCGCATGATTCAGACGAACGGTCACAGGCATGACAAGTCTGCCGTTTTCTTCTCTATATTTTCCCCAGTTGATGATCGGTGCAAAATACGGGTTCCCATCGGGCAGCTCAAGATGCAGTGAATCATAGGAAAGCCAAGATATATAAGACGCATCAAACCAGTTGGGATGGTTTGTCATATCCAGACCGTATTCTCTTGTTTTCTTTGCCGCTTCAACATCATGCGATGCAGCAGCATAGAACTTTTCATAGTCCTCATCGTATTCCGTATATACAGGCGTACAGGTTTCTGTATCTTCATGAAAAACATACTGCGTAGGATTGATTACGTCATAGCAGATCAGCTCATCTGTCTGCCAAAGGTATCCCATTCTGTAGTCTTCGCGTGAATTCATGACTTTTGAAAGGATAAACAGGAAATTGATGTAAAACTTCGTCCCTGTGTTCCTGGAGTATGCGGCGAGCTCTGTTACGTCTATTCTCGAAGTTATCGAGGTCGAGCACTTACAGTCTTCCGTAAAGTGGCGAAATACACCTTTTCGATAATACGTCCCTTTATCAATTACTTTATAGTTAATTTGCTTCATTCTTACACCCCCGACCTTCTGCTCGTTCAGAAGAAGTATAACTGTATCTCCACAAACACCGATTCTTAATTATTCTATCATGAGCAACACAAATGTAAAAAGGGAGAAATGTATTTTCTCTTTAATACCGATAATATCTTTCTTTTTCTGAAATCATGCCAGTTTATCCAAAAGCTCATACATAGTGCAAAACTTACATCTGTTATGGGTACAACCCTGTGTGATCTCAAGCAAAGGCCATGTAGGCCAGTATGGGTTTCTATATACGGTTCCTGTAAAATGCATATCAATCGCCTCCGTTTCTTAAATCATGCTCATAATATAGGCTTTTATCTCCTGTTCTATGTGTATAACATACAACCGAAACTTGTAATTTACCACTTCAGAATTATAATTCTGATAGATAATCTTACATTTTTACGATTCTGTTATAAATGAGGCGTGATATGGCCGAAAGAACAAAGATTTGGATAGCAGACTCTCTCAGAAAACTGCTCTCCCGTAAATCAATAGACAAGATCCGGGTAACCGAGATCTGTAAGGAAGCTGAGATCGAGCGTCCTACGTTTTATTATCATTTCAAGGACAAATATGACCTGATGGCATGGATGATCTTTCAATCTGCCTACAATACAGATGTCCTTGATCTTGATTCAGCATCTGCAGCTCTGGACAGGATGAAAAAGGACTGCATTTTTTACAAAAGAGCCTACGAGGACAACTCGCAGACTCCCATGTGGAAATACATGCATGAATATTTCGTGGAGCGTTACGCTCATATGGCAAAGCAGAATCTGGCTACCGATACCCTTGACACTCAGCTCATGTACAGCATCAGGCTATACTGTTATGGAACTCTTGGAATGACAAGGGAATGGGTGCTTACCGATAACATCACCCCTTCACGGACAGCTGCACAGATGATGCTTGAATCCATGCCTGAGACACTTAAGCAAATACTCTACAGGGCATAGATACGACAATATCGTATTTATCGACTATGCTACTGTCACATGTGATATGACGAAGGAAGATGCTGTA is from Lachnospiraceae bacterium C1.1 and encodes:
- a CDS encoding TetR family transcriptional regulator, yielding MAERTKIWIADSLRKLLSRKSIDKIRVTEICKEAEIERPTFYYHFKDKYDLMAWMIFQSAYNTDVLDLDSASAALDRMKKDCIFYKRAYEDNSQTPMWKYMHEYFVERYAHMAKQNLATDTLDTQLMYSIRLYCYGTLGMTREWVLTDNITPSRTAAQMMLESMPETLKQILYRA
- a CDS encoding IS4 family transposase; protein product: MTHDKIKNLLNSAIDSVSSSVSDYAKNPAKDFSRDRKLPPGKLMRFLIAEGSSATKNELLDFFGMDTQSPSSSAFFQQREKLKPEAMKKIFDSFTGSIPSCNGSYPGYRIIAADGSTASYFSHDKYSPPDEYFISPGKSIKGAYSIHINAFQDLDSNLYTDALLQPIRHKDEFRAFCTIVDRHPVVPGSKNIYIGDRGYCSYNNMAHVIQNEQYFLFRAKDIHQKGLVGKFDFPDDETFDITVNVTLVRSQSSKVDCGDTYRRFIDAATSFDYLEYGSKDTYPISFRVVRIKLSDDSYECLVTNLPADEFPPKRLKNLYYARWGIESSFRKLKYTIGLSNFHSYKPELIMQEIWSRLIAYNLTEAMINSTVIRKAKRKHSYKVNFSVAAHICRVFLRLSAEENPIDVMALLARELIPIREDRKYSRLQTAHFRKPRYFIYRAA
- a CDS encoding TraX family protein produces the protein MEKKLNSNHLKIIAIIAMTIDHTANLFYPSFPAQPLPIALHIIGRLTAPIMWFFIAEGYHYTHNIKKYLLRLGIFAIISHFAYCFAFGINFVPLKTGIFNQTSVMYPLFIAVLVLWLQDSEFRYKVLKHILIFVLVWSSFPADWSCIAVLAIIGIHRHRGDLKKQTLIMMLWVMLYAVVSFFFVNKVHGIIELFVILVYPLMKRYDGQRGKAKWLKWFFYIYYPAHLVVIGIIRIIMYGDTPILF
- a CDS encoding ADP-ribosylglycohydrolase family protein; the protein is MIEVERQYPNCGYGETFYRWILEPIHDPYTSWGNGSAMRTSYIGEAFEDYEIMQKTAADVASVSHNHPEGIKGAVVTATCIWMAKQ
- a CDS encoding CatA-like O-acetyltransferase, family 3, encoding MNYKVIDKGTYYRKGVFRHFTEDCKCSTSITSRIDVTELAAYSRNTGTKFYINFLFILSKVMNSREDYRMGYLWQTDELICYDVINPTQYVFHEDTETCTPVYTEYDEDYEKFYAAASHDVEAAKKTREYGLDMTNHPNWFDASYISWLSYDSLHLELPDGNPYFAPIINWGKYREENGRLVMPVTVRLNHAIADGYLVANVFRLLEQEIRCFVGL